A stretch of Microbacterium caowuchunii DNA encodes these proteins:
- a CDS encoding thiamine pyrophosphate-dependent enzyme, translating to MVYTLAPVTAPVDSVEDVARLLSPDGTRLPDRHLDAWVADVDPPALRGLYRDMAVLRRVDAEGVALQRQGQLGLWPPCRGQEATQIGSARAMRREDFAFTSYRELGVFLTRGATPADVVLTWRGETHSSMDPAQVGVAIPQIIIGAQTVHAVGYAMGIQRDGAEAASMAYFGDGAMSEGDVGEAMVFAATFAAPVVFLCTNNQWAISEPVSLQSRIPLSRRAPGYGIPSIRVDGNDVLACLAATRWALDRARTGAGPAFIEAVTYRMGPHTTSDDPTRYRDAAELAFWEQRDPLARVEAHLRAIGEFDDVFRDEVAAAADELCGAVRTACLDARTPEPLTMLDDVYAEPHPALDLQRERLGAYLASFADDGEARA from the coding sequence ATGGTGTACACCCTGGCCCCCGTGACCGCCCCGGTCGACTCCGTCGAGGACGTCGCCCGGCTCCTCTCGCCGGACGGTACCCGCCTGCCCGACCGGCATCTCGACGCCTGGGTCGCCGACGTCGATCCGCCCGCGCTGCGCGGGCTCTACCGCGATATGGCCGTGCTGCGCCGAGTGGATGCGGAAGGCGTCGCCCTGCAGCGGCAGGGCCAGCTCGGTCTGTGGCCCCCGTGCCGGGGACAGGAGGCGACCCAGATCGGCTCCGCGCGGGCCATGCGGCGCGAGGACTTCGCCTTCACGAGCTATCGCGAACTCGGGGTCTTCCTCACCCGTGGGGCGACGCCTGCGGATGTGGTGCTCACCTGGCGCGGGGAGACCCACTCTTCGATGGACCCGGCGCAGGTGGGGGTCGCCATCCCGCAGATCATCATCGGAGCGCAGACGGTGCACGCCGTCGGGTATGCCATGGGAATCCAGCGCGACGGGGCGGAGGCCGCCTCCATGGCGTACTTCGGCGACGGCGCGATGAGCGAGGGCGACGTGGGTGAGGCGATGGTGTTCGCCGCCACGTTCGCAGCACCGGTGGTCTTCCTCTGCACGAACAATCAGTGGGCGATCTCCGAGCCCGTCTCCCTGCAGTCGAGGATCCCGCTGTCGCGGCGTGCGCCCGGGTACGGCATCCCGAGCATCAGGGTCGACGGCAATGACGTGCTGGCATGTCTCGCCGCCACCCGCTGGGCGCTGGACCGTGCCCGTACCGGCGCAGGCCCCGCCTTCATCGAGGCTGTGACCTACCGGATGGGACCGCACACGACCTCGGACGACCCCACCCGCTACCGGGACGCCGCGGAGCTCGCGTTCTGGGAGCAGCGGGACCCGTTGGCACGCGTGGAGGCGCACCTGCGCGCCATCGGAGAGTTCGACGACGTCTTCCGGGACGAGGTCGCCGCCGCAGCCGACGAGTTGTGCGGGGCAGTGCGGACGGCGTGCCTGGACGCCCGCACGCCGGAGCCGCTGACGATGCTCGACGACGTCTACGCCGAGCCGCACCCCGCGCTGGATCTGCAGCGCGAGCGACTCGGCGCCTACCTGGCGTCGTTCGCCGATGATGGGGAGGCGAGGGCATGA
- a CDS encoding alkaline phosphatase family protein, with translation MSPRDDPAPGAAERPSPSRRDFLRVGGWALGGLALAGGAGMAATAVSDRSRRAPRPGFEHIVVLMGENRSFDNLLGHLYTPATLSDGETFEGLAFGEYRNLTPDGRAVPAHVYSGSTDDIMCSPEPDPGETYPHVNTQLFGTVAPASNETDWRAPVRAPFNAPSGDVPPTMSGFVRDYIANYRRTTEGREPTDAETDVIMGGFSPAMLPVLSTLAREFAVFDHWHCAVPSQTYCNRSFFHASTSHGFVTNRGDGGYGKWLDAPAHPTIFNRLEDAGISWRIYFDEQQLVSLTGVLHAPMLEEYWRTGRFAYMADFFRDAADGTLPAYAFIEPRMVYNHNDFHPPFGVLRGEDVDGSAVFDSAVSDVRAGEALVASVYDAIRTADATDGSNALNTLLLITFDEHGGTYDHVPPPRATTPDAAQQPGEMGFRFDRLGVRVPTIAVSAYTRAGTVIHDEMHHAAVIATLSELHGLEPLTDRDRGARTLFSVTNLDAPREPSTWPTVAPAYVPPLLDEDQLEELVSSTKPLTSPAKGLLGLLLARYGHRDHPEPQTYQDAYEILAKHGKGLFTEHTATPPPPTTSG, from the coding sequence ATGAGCCCGCGCGACGATCCCGCCCCCGGCGCCGCGGAACGGCCGTCTCCGTCCCGCCGCGACTTCCTCCGCGTCGGCGGATGGGCGCTGGGCGGACTCGCACTCGCCGGCGGGGCAGGGATGGCGGCCACGGCCGTCTCCGACCGCAGTCGTCGCGCCCCGCGCCCCGGGTTCGAGCACATCGTGGTGCTGATGGGCGAGAACCGGTCCTTCGACAATCTCCTGGGCCACCTCTACACGCCGGCCACCCTGTCCGACGGGGAGACGTTCGAGGGTCTCGCGTTCGGCGAGTACCGCAACCTCACGCCGGACGGACGCGCGGTGCCCGCGCACGTGTACTCGGGCTCCACCGACGACATCATGTGCTCCCCGGAGCCCGACCCCGGCGAGACGTACCCGCACGTGAACACGCAGCTGTTCGGCACCGTCGCCCCGGCGTCGAACGAGACGGACTGGCGGGCGCCGGTGCGCGCCCCGTTCAACGCCCCGTCCGGAGACGTCCCGCCCACCATGAGCGGCTTCGTCCGCGACTACATCGCGAACTACCGCCGCACCACGGAAGGCCGGGAGCCCACGGACGCGGAGACGGACGTCATCATGGGGGGCTTCTCCCCCGCCATGCTGCCGGTGCTCTCGACGCTTGCCCGCGAGTTCGCGGTCTTCGACCACTGGCACTGCGCGGTGCCCAGCCAGACCTACTGCAACAGGTCGTTCTTCCACGCCTCCACATCCCACGGCTTCGTCACGAACCGCGGCGACGGCGGGTATGGGAAGTGGCTGGACGCCCCCGCCCACCCCACGATCTTCAACCGCCTGGAAGACGCGGGAATCAGCTGGCGGATCTACTTCGACGAGCAGCAGCTCGTGTCGCTCACCGGCGTGCTGCACGCGCCCATGCTCGAGGAGTACTGGCGCACGGGTCGCTTCGCCTACATGGCGGACTTCTTCCGGGACGCCGCGGACGGAACCCTGCCCGCCTACGCGTTCATCGAGCCCCGGATGGTGTACAACCACAACGACTTCCACCCGCCGTTCGGAGTCCTCCGCGGCGAGGACGTGGACGGGTCGGCCGTCTTCGACTCGGCGGTCTCCGACGTACGCGCGGGTGAGGCGCTCGTGGCGAGCGTCTACGACGCGATCCGCACCGCGGACGCCACGGACGGGTCGAACGCGCTGAACACCCTGCTGCTGATCACCTTCGACGAGCACGGCGGGACGTACGACCACGTCCCCCCGCCGCGGGCGACCACACCCGATGCGGCGCAGCAGCCCGGCGAGATGGGTTTCCGGTTCGACCGCCTCGGCGTCCGCGTCCCCACCATCGCCGTCTCCGCGTACACCAGGGCGGGGACCGTGATCCACGACGAGATGCACCATGCCGCGGTGATCGCGACGCTGAGCGAGCTGCACGGGCTGGAACCCCTGACCGACCGGGACCGCGGCGCGCGCACTCTCTTCTCCGTGACCAACCTCGACGCGCCGCGGGAGCCGTCCACCTGGCCGACCGTGGCGCCCGCCTACGTCCCTCCGCTCCTCGACGAGGACCAGCTCGAAGAACTCGTCTCCTCGACCAAGCCCCTCACCTCACCCGCGAAGGGACTGCTCGGTCTCCTGCTCGCCAGGTACGGTCATCGTGACCACCCGGAGCCGCAGACCTACCAGGACGCCTACGAGATCCTCGCGAAGCACGGGAAGGGCCTGTTCACGGAGCACACCGCGACTCCCCCACCGCCGACGACCTCCGGCTGA
- a CDS encoding alpha/beta fold hydrolase, which produces MNAPHPYAELLAEIPVERRTVQVLGAETVYWVYGQADAETTLLLVHGFRGDHHGLEPVVAHLPGVRIVSPDLPGFGETAALPGREHTIEDYAAWLTAFAAAAAPGAIVLGHSFGSIVAAAAVADGLATPRLILVNPIGAPALEGPRGVLTRLAVLYYRAAARLPARAGDALLRNGVIVRVMSMSMAKTRDRELRRFIHDQHDTYFSRFADRDVLLQAFLASVSNDVRASAARISVPTLLIAAQRDDITPIEAERRLATMFPDASLVEIPDVGHLIHYETPAIAADAIKRFLAPSGADMR; this is translated from the coding sequence GTGAACGCACCGCACCCCTACGCCGAGCTGCTCGCCGAGATCCCCGTCGAGCGGCGCACCGTGCAGGTGCTGGGTGCGGAGACCGTCTACTGGGTGTACGGCCAGGCGGATGCGGAGACCACGCTGCTCCTCGTGCATGGGTTCCGCGGGGACCATCACGGCCTCGAGCCCGTCGTGGCGCACCTGCCCGGCGTCCGGATCGTCTCGCCGGACCTGCCCGGATTCGGGGAGACCGCCGCCCTGCCCGGGCGCGAGCACACCATCGAGGACTACGCCGCCTGGCTCACGGCGTTCGCCGCGGCGGCAGCGCCCGGGGCGATCGTCCTCGGCCATTCGTTCGGCTCGATCGTGGCCGCCGCGGCCGTCGCCGACGGTCTCGCCACCCCGCGCCTGATCCTCGTCAACCCCATCGGCGCCCCCGCCCTGGAAGGACCGCGCGGTGTGCTGACCAGGCTCGCCGTCCTGTACTACCGGGCGGCCGCGCGGCTTCCGGCGCGCGCGGGGGACGCGCTCCTGCGCAACGGGGTCATCGTCCGGGTCATGAGTATGTCGATGGCCAAGACCCGCGACCGGGAGCTCCGCCGCTTCATCCACGACCAGCACGACACCTACTTCTCCCGTTTCGCGGATCGCGACGTGCTGCTGCAGGCCTTCCTCGCTTCCGTGTCGAACGACGTCCGGGCCTCCGCTGCGCGGATATCGGTCCCGACGCTCCTGATCGCCGCGCAGCGCGACGACATCACGCCCATCGAGGCCGAGCGCCGGCTCGCGACGATGTTCCCGGACGCGTCTCTCGTGGAGATCCCGGATGTGGGGCATCTCATCCACTACGAGACGCCGGCCATCGCCGCCGATGCCATCAAGAGGTTCCTCGCGCCCTCCGGCGCCGATATGCGTTGA
- a CDS encoding CGNR zinc finger domain-containing protein, with product MVFTHDTRAALEMAADLVNTLPRTGPDPADRLVTHEDMTRLLTAHPYSGVIRRDDRELAEVRAIRPRLRELWETPRDDAAPLVNGMLQDGRALPRLVRHDGLDWHIHATDDAAPLATRMLVEAAFAFVDVIRSGENDRMRVCEADDCAAVYVDHSRNRSKRYCDSGNCGNRMNVNAYRRRRARGTS from the coding sequence GTGGTTTTCACTCATGACACTCGGGCGGCGCTGGAGATGGCGGCGGACCTCGTGAACACGCTGCCGCGCACGGGCCCCGACCCGGCGGATCGGTTGGTGACACACGAGGACATGACCCGGCTGCTCACCGCGCATCCGTACTCCGGCGTGATCCGTCGCGACGACCGGGAGCTCGCTGAGGTGCGCGCCATCCGTCCTCGGTTGCGTGAGCTGTGGGAGACCCCGCGCGACGACGCCGCGCCGCTGGTGAACGGGATGCTCCAGGATGGACGGGCCCTCCCCCGGCTCGTCCGGCACGATGGCCTGGACTGGCACATCCACGCCACGGACGACGCCGCTCCCTTGGCCACGCGCATGCTGGTCGAGGCCGCGTTCGCCTTCGTCGACGTCATCCGCTCCGGGGAGAATGACCGCATGCGCGTCTGCGAAGCGGACGACTGTGCGGCGGTGTACGTCGACCACTCCCGCAATCGCTCCAAGCGCTACTGCGACTCCGGCAACTGCGGGAACCGTATGAACGTCAACGCATATCGGCGCCGGAGGGCGCGAGGAACCTCTTGA
- a CDS encoding Lrp/AsnC family transcriptional regulator yields MSRLDRIDLELLGALAEDHRATVVALSDRLGLSRNTVQARMARLDKAGAFLSYQRALSSRALGFPIEAYISVMVRQHELPRIREHLALVPEVLQAHGLSGAVDLLVRVACRDTQHLFDTDARILAIDGVERTETSLVMDEVIPYRVTPLMDLARPER; encoded by the coding sequence GTGTCACGTCTTGATCGCATCGACCTCGAGTTGCTGGGCGCGCTCGCCGAGGACCACCGTGCCACGGTGGTCGCCCTCTCCGACCGGCTGGGACTCTCCCGCAACACCGTGCAGGCGCGGATGGCGCGCTTGGACAAGGCGGGGGCGTTCCTCAGCTATCAGCGGGCGTTGTCCTCGCGCGCTCTCGGGTTCCCCATCGAGGCATATATCAGCGTCATGGTCCGCCAGCACGAGCTTCCCCGGATCCGCGAGCACCTCGCGCTCGTCCCGGAGGTCCTGCAGGCCCACGGACTGAGCGGCGCGGTCGACCTCCTGGTCCGGGTGGCGTGCCGCGACACACAGCATCTGTTCGACACGGACGCCCGCATCCTCGCGATCGACGGCGTGGAGCGGACCGAGACGTCGCTCGTGATGGACGAGGTGATCCCCTACCGGGTGACCCCGCTCATGGACCTGGCACGACCGGAACGCTGA
- a CDS encoding exonuclease domain-containing protein: protein MDTLELFDRPEWAETIGVFDLETTGIDVRTDRIVTAHVGLLDREGNVLESRAWMADPGIDIPAGATAVHGITTERARAEGRPAPVVVAEIVDALRALFERGIAVVAYNAPFDFSLLKYEAERHGTEPIHAPAPVIDPLVLDRAVDRYRRGKRTLDLVAAHYSVELIGAHEAAADAVAAGRVALALAERYGGRLPAAGAELHTRQIGWAREQAESLTAYFVKIGRIDAADPVDGRWPIR, encoded by the coding sequence ATGGACACTCTCGAACTCTTCGATCGGCCGGAGTGGGCGGAGACGATCGGCGTCTTCGATCTCGAGACGACCGGGATCGACGTCCGCACCGACCGGATCGTGACCGCGCACGTCGGGCTGCTCGACCGGGAGGGGAACGTGCTCGAGTCCCGCGCATGGATGGCCGACCCCGGCATCGACATCCCCGCGGGCGCGACCGCCGTCCACGGGATCACGACCGAACGGGCTCGCGCCGAGGGCCGTCCCGCCCCGGTGGTCGTCGCCGAGATCGTCGACGCTCTGCGCGCGCTCTTCGAGCGCGGAATCGCGGTGGTCGCCTACAACGCTCCGTTCGACTTCTCCCTGCTCAAGTACGAAGCCGAGCGTCACGGCACGGAGCCGATCCACGCTCCCGCCCCCGTCATCGACCCCCTCGTCCTCGATCGCGCGGTCGATCGGTACCGGCGCGGCAAGCGCACCCTGGATCTCGTGGCCGCGCACTACTCCGTCGAACTCATCGGAGCGCACGAGGCCGCCGCCGACGCCGTCGCGGCAGGACGCGTGGCGCTCGCCCTGGCGGAGCGCTACGGTGGCCGGCTCCCCGCCGCCGGGGCGGAGCTGCACACCCGTCAGATCGGCTGGGCGCGGGAGCAGGCGGAGAGCCTCACCGCCTACTTCGTCAAGATCGGGCGGATCGACGCGGCGGATCCCGTCGACGGGCGCTGGCCGATCCGCTGA
- a CDS encoding type B 50S ribosomal protein L31, translated as MKTDIHPGYHAVVFRDLGSGETFLTRSTVTSDKTVELDGVEYPVIDVEISSASHPFYTGKQRIMDSAGRVEKFNQRFKNFGK; from the coding sequence ATGAAGACTGACATCCACCCCGGCTACCACGCCGTCGTTTTCCGCGACCTGGGCTCCGGTGAGACCTTCCTCACGCGTTCCACCGTGACCAGCGACAAGACGGTCGAGCTCGACGGCGTCGAGTACCCCGTCATCGACGTCGAGATCTCCTCCGCGTCGCACCCGTTCTACACGGGCAAGCAGCGCATCATGGACTCGGCCGGTCGCGTCGAGAAGTTCAACCAGCGCTTCAAGAACTTCGGCAAGTAA
- a CDS encoding ABC transporter ATP-binding protein, translated as MPQVLDFSDVVVRRNAKDIVSHLDWRVDDDQRWVVLGANGAGKTTILQLAASLDHPTSGVVTILGERLGRTDVFELRPRIGFASSAMAKRIPAEETVLNVVLTAAYSVMGRWNEEYDRIDERRALRVLAEWKLEHLADRTFGTLSDGEQKRVQIARAVMTDPELLLLDEPTASLDLGAREELLELLGGYAQAPTTPAMVMVTHHVEEIPVGFTHLLLLRAGAVVAAGPIPETLTAENLSEAFGMPITVSEDGGRYAARAAR; from the coding sequence ATGCCGCAGGTGCTGGATTTCTCCGACGTCGTCGTCCGCCGCAACGCCAAGGACATCGTTTCGCACCTCGACTGGCGGGTGGACGATGATCAGCGGTGGGTGGTGCTCGGCGCGAACGGCGCGGGCAAGACGACCATCCTCCAGCTGGCGGCGAGCCTCGATCACCCCACCTCCGGCGTGGTCACCATCCTCGGCGAGCGGCTGGGGCGCACAGACGTGTTCGAGCTCCGTCCGCGGATCGGGTTCGCCTCGTCCGCGATGGCGAAGCGGATCCCGGCGGAGGAGACCGTCCTCAACGTCGTGCTCACCGCGGCGTACTCCGTGATGGGGCGCTGGAACGAGGAGTACGACCGTATCGACGAGCGCCGTGCGCTGCGCGTTCTGGCCGAGTGGAAGCTCGAGCACCTGGCGGACCGCACCTTCGGGACGCTTTCCGACGGGGAGCAGAAGCGGGTGCAGATCGCCCGTGCGGTGATGACCGACCCCGAACTGCTCCTGCTGGACGAGCCGACCGCGAGTCTCGACCTCGGCGCCCGGGAGGAGCTGCTGGAGCTCCTCGGCGGATACGCACAGGCCCCGACCACTCCGGCGATGGTCATGGTCACGCACCACGTCGAGGAGATCCCGGTGGGATTCACCCATCTGCTCCTGCTCCGAGCAGGCGCCGTCGTGGCGGCCGGACCGATCCCGGAGACCCTCACCGCGGAGAACCTCTCCGAGGCGTTCGGAATGCCCATCACGGTGAGCGAGGACGGCGGCCGGTACGCGGCACGCGCCGCGCGCTGA
- a CDS encoding alpha-ketoacid dehydrogenase subunit beta — protein sequence MTTLTMGKALNAALDRALADDPKTLLMGEDIGRLGGVFRITDGLQARYGADRVVDTPLAEAGIVGTAVGLAYRGYRPVVEIQFDGFVYPAFDQIVCQVAKLHYRSNGRVRMPLTIRMPWAGGVGAAEHHSESPEAYFAHTAGLRVVVPSTPQDAYTMMRQAVASDDPVVFFEPKRLYHVAGEVDLDAPLADAAPLGVARVVRPGTDVTVVTYGGLVPVALDTAAAADAEGVSLEVIDLRSLSPFDLDTVAASVRRTGRLVVAHEAAGEAGLGAEIVARVVETCFDALRAGPVRVTGYDIPYPPARLEAHHVPDLDRILDGVDHVLGRPSSFSAVTR from the coding sequence ATGACCACCCTGACGATGGGCAAGGCGCTCAACGCGGCCTTGGACCGCGCACTCGCCGATGACCCGAAGACGCTGCTCATGGGTGAGGACATCGGCCGTCTCGGCGGCGTCTTCCGCATCACGGACGGTCTGCAGGCGCGGTACGGGGCGGACCGGGTGGTGGACACTCCGCTCGCCGAGGCGGGCATCGTCGGCACCGCGGTCGGACTCGCCTACCGCGGCTACCGGCCGGTGGTCGAGATCCAGTTCGACGGATTCGTCTACCCCGCCTTCGATCAGATCGTGTGTCAGGTCGCCAAGCTGCACTACCGCTCGAACGGGAGGGTGCGGATGCCGCTCACCATCCGGATGCCGTGGGCGGGAGGCGTCGGCGCCGCGGAGCACCACTCCGAGTCTCCCGAGGCGTACTTCGCGCACACCGCCGGTCTGCGCGTCGTGGTCCCCTCCACACCCCAGGACGCCTACACGATGATGCGTCAGGCCGTCGCCAGCGACGACCCGGTGGTGTTCTTCGAACCCAAACGCCTCTACCACGTGGCCGGCGAGGTGGATCTCGATGCCCCGCTCGCGGATGCGGCGCCGCTCGGCGTCGCGCGCGTCGTCCGGCCGGGCACCGACGTGACGGTCGTCACCTACGGCGGACTCGTCCCCGTCGCGCTCGACACCGCTGCCGCGGCGGACGCGGAGGGGGTATCCCTCGAGGTCATCGATCTACGGAGCCTGTCGCCCTTCGACCTGGACACGGTCGCGGCCTCCGTGCGCCGCACCGGCCGGCTCGTCGTCGCGCATGAGGCGGCCGGGGAGGCAGGGCTCGGCGCGGAGATCGTCGCGCGGGTCGTGGAGACCTGCTTCGACGCGCTCCGGGCAGGACCGGTCCGCGTGACCGGGTACGACATCCCGTATCCGCCGGCGCGGTTGGAAGCACACCACGTGCCCGACCTCGACCGCATCCTGGACGGGGTCGACCACGTCCTCGGGCGTCCGAGCAGCTTCTCGGCGGTGACCCGGTGA
- a CDS encoding DMT family transporter, whose amino-acid sequence MAHQTAPVPIVRAPKTSGAPLAPGLLVGLASALAFSSSGPLVKPLLEAGWSLGAALLIRMSLAALLLSPALVLAARRHPGVLRRRWRLIVGFGLTAVAGCQIFYFAAMQRMPVAVALLIQYLAPVLLVLLAWIRTRRRPSGLVLAGSVIAIAGLVLVVDVSGARFDPLGTFFALLAACCVGAYFLLAERSGTELPPLALAAGGLAVGAVSMIVLCGVGILPFAVTLGAVEMLGVQVPAWIPIVWVGGVATTLGYALGVRAVPLLGSRVASFVGLSEVLFALGFAWLLLGEAPGAAQILGGVLIVTGVVLVRLDGRSAAEPRGEAVSVPVVPGP is encoded by the coding sequence ATGGCGCACCAGACCGCGCCCGTGCCGATCGTGCGGGCTCCGAAGACCTCCGGTGCGCCGCTGGCCCCGGGTCTGCTCGTCGGGCTCGCTTCCGCGCTGGCGTTCTCATCGAGCGGTCCGCTCGTCAAGCCGCTGCTGGAAGCAGGCTGGAGCCTGGGGGCGGCGCTGCTCATCCGGATGTCGCTCGCGGCGCTCCTGCTCTCCCCGGCGCTCGTGCTCGCCGCGCGCCGTCACCCCGGTGTCCTCCGCCGACGCTGGCGGCTGATCGTCGGATTCGGGTTGACGGCGGTCGCCGGATGCCAGATCTTCTACTTCGCCGCGATGCAGCGGATGCCGGTGGCGGTGGCCCTGCTCATCCAGTACCTGGCACCCGTGCTGCTCGTCCTGCTGGCCTGGATCCGTACCCGCCGCCGGCCGTCGGGGCTGGTGCTCGCGGGTTCGGTGATCGCGATCGCGGGGCTCGTCCTCGTGGTCGACGTCTCCGGTGCGCGCTTCGATCCTCTCGGGACGTTCTTCGCCCTGCTCGCCGCGTGCTGCGTGGGGGCGTACTTCCTGCTCGCCGAGCGCTCCGGAACCGAACTGCCGCCGCTGGCCCTCGCCGCCGGCGGACTGGCGGTCGGTGCGGTGTCGATGATCGTCCTCTGCGGCGTCGGGATCCTCCCGTTCGCCGTGACGCTGGGTGCGGTGGAGATGCTGGGCGTCCAGGTGCCGGCCTGGATCCCGATCGTGTGGGTCGGCGGGGTCGCCACGACGCTGGGCTACGCCCTGGGCGTGCGGGCCGTACCCCTTCTGGGATCGCGCGTGGCCTCGTTCGTCGGCCTGTCCGAGGTGCTGTTCGCCCTGGGCTTCGCCTGGCTCCTGCTCGGCGAGGCGCCCGGCGCGGCTCAGATCCTGGGCGGGGTCCTGATCGTGACCGGTGTCGTACTGGTGCGACTGGACGGCCGCTCCGCGGCGGAGCCCCGCGGCGAGGCCGTCAGCGTTCCGGTCGTGCCAGGTCCATGA
- a CDS encoding dihydrolipoamide acetyltransferase family protein, producing MTRDFALPDLGEGLRDAEIREWHVAEGDTVTLNQTLAEVETAKAVVELPSPYAGVIRGLHAQAGDVVLVGARLVSIETGEEEAVESPPAEPADDAAVPNLVGYGAAAAGRTAPRRRPRVWAAEAGAPAPPSLSGGVVSQEPEAAAPVAPSAAPRTDRRIPIRGVRRHTAEAMVRSAFTAPHATAFLTVDATPTVEMLARWREDPELGAARIGLLAVVARASVLALRRTPGLNASWDADAEEIVEHGAVHLGVAAATERGLVVPVIRDADLMGTGELAAALRDLADTARAGRSAPRDLSGSTFSLSNVGALGLDGGTPLLNPGESGILAVGAARRIPWESEGRIALRHVLTLSLSFDHRIVDGAEAARFLRDVGGVLSEPGRALLAG from the coding sequence GTGACCCGCGACTTCGCACTCCCGGACCTGGGCGAGGGGCTGCGGGACGCGGAGATCAGGGAGTGGCACGTGGCCGAGGGCGACACGGTCACCCTGAACCAGACCCTCGCCGAGGTCGAGACGGCCAAGGCCGTCGTCGAGTTGCCTTCCCCGTATGCCGGCGTGATCCGCGGACTCCATGCGCAGGCCGGTGACGTCGTCCTCGTCGGGGCACGTCTCGTATCCATCGAGACAGGGGAGGAGGAAGCCGTCGAGAGCCCGCCGGCGGAACCCGCCGACGACGCCGCCGTCCCCAACCTCGTCGGGTACGGCGCCGCTGCGGCGGGACGGACGGCACCCCGCCGCCGTCCCCGCGTATGGGCGGCGGAAGCCGGAGCCCCCGCTCCGCCGTCGCTCTCGGGAGGCGTGGTCTCGCAGGAGCCCGAGGCGGCGGCACCGGTCGCCCCGAGCGCCGCGCCGCGGACGGATCGTCGGATCCCCATCCGCGGGGTGCGTCGCCATACGGCGGAGGCGATGGTGCGCAGCGCCTTCACCGCGCCCCACGCCACCGCCTTCCTCACCGTGGACGCGACGCCCACCGTGGAGATGCTCGCGCGGTGGCGGGAGGACCCGGAGCTCGGAGCCGCACGCATCGGGCTGCTCGCTGTCGTCGCCCGCGCCAGCGTCCTCGCGCTGCGTCGCACGCCGGGGCTGAACGCCTCCTGGGATGCGGACGCCGAGGAGATCGTCGAGCACGGAGCGGTGCACCTCGGGGTCGCGGCTGCGACCGAGCGGGGACTGGTCGTGCCCGTCATCCGGGATGCGGACCTGATGGGTACGGGTGAGCTCGCCGCGGCGCTGCGGGACCTCGCCGACACCGCACGGGCGGGGCGATCGGCGCCGCGGGATCTGAGCGGCAGCACCTTCTCGCTGTCGAACGTGGGCGCGCTGGGTCTGGACGGCGGTACGCCGCTGCTCAATCCCGGGGAGTCCGGCATCCTCGCCGTGGGAGCCGCGCGTCGCATCCCGTGGGAATCGGAGGGGCGCATCGCCCTCCGGCACGTTCTCACGCTGAGCCTGTCCTTCGACCACCGCATCGTGGACGGAGCCGAGGCCGCACGCTTCCTCCGGGACGTGGGCGGGGTGCTGAGCGAGCCGGGACGGGCGCTGCTGGCCGGGTAG